Proteins co-encoded in one Gammaproteobacteria bacterium genomic window:
- a CDS encoding zinc ABC transporter substrate-binding protein: protein MPKTKTLLTTTLAALLLLPASPGRAADIVATIAPLHSLVQGVMGDTGDAHLLLPASQTPHGAHLKPSQVKALHDAGIVFYIGDTFETFLNKAFKTLPDSVRRVALAREVDTASDDPHIWLDPQTASRLARIIARHLADAAPQNRATYEANALALASRLAELDENLRQRLEPVRGQPFAVFHDAYHHFTSRYGLSVVAVLSPGGHDHHHGGPTIARIREVSEIIRRAGAMCVFHEPQFPARAVRALSEDLDINSGALDPLGAGLETGTGLYFRLLENLADGIRSCLLK from the coding sequence ATGCCAAAAACAAAGACACTGCTGACCACAACGCTGGCCGCACTGCTGCTGCTGCCGGCGTCGCCGGGCCGCGCCGCCGACATCGTCGCCACCATCGCGCCGCTGCATTCGCTGGTGCAGGGCGTCATGGGCGACACCGGCGACGCGCACCTGCTGCTGCCGGCGTCGCAAACGCCGCACGGCGCGCACCTGAAGCCGTCGCAGGTGAAGGCGCTGCACGACGCCGGCATCGTCTTTTACATCGGCGACACATTCGAGACCTTTCTGAACAAAGCGTTCAAGACGCTGCCGGATTCGGTGCGCCGCGTCGCGCTGGCACGGGAAGTTGACACCGCGTCCGACGACCCGCACATCTGGCTCGACCCGCAAACCGCGTCGCGCCTCGCGCGCATCATCGCGCGCCACCTTGCCGACGCGGCGCCGCAAAACCGCGCAACCTATGAGGCCAACGCCCTCGCGCTGGCGTCGCGCCTTGCGGAACTCGATGAAAACCTGCGCCAACGCCTGGAGCCGGTGCGCGGACAGCCCTTTGCCGTCTTCCACGACGCCTACCATCACTTCACGAGCCGCTACGGTTTGTCGGTTGTCGCCGTGCTGTCGCCGGGCGGGCACGACCACCACCACGGCGGGCCGACCATCGCCCGCATCCGCGAAGTCAGCGAAATCATCCGCCGTGCCGGCGCCATGTGCGTGTTCCACGAACCGCAGTTTCCGGCGCGCGCGGTGCGCGCACTGAGCGAGGACCTCGACATCAACAGCGGCGCGCTCGACCCGCTCGGCGCCGGCCTTGAAACCGGCACCGGCCTGTATTTCCGCCTGCTCGAAAACCTCGCCGACGGCATCCGCAGCTGCCTCTTGAAGTGA
- a CDS encoding 5-(carboxyamino)imidazole ribonucleotide synthase produces MTPRPPLLPGATLGVFGGGQLGRMFVTAARTLGYRTAVFDPDRDSPAGAIADLHLCADYPETAALTAFARDCDAVTTEFENVPAAALEHLQRTGVAVCPGIEPLCIAQNRITEKNFLRDAGIATTPFAEVHSAADLAGAFKHLAPPLILKSARFGYDGKGQATVADEREAAAAFKAMGGVACIAEQRADLACELSVILARSRGGECAVFPVAENRHRDGILHTTSVPASAPDALQDEARELAVRAAAAMDYCGVLAVEFFVTRDGALLANEFAPRPHNSGHYTMDACAVSQFEQQARMMCALPAGDTRLLTPVVMVNLLGDLWRDGAPPAWDALLSEPRARLHLYGKRTARQGRKMGHFCLLGDDLASLQQRASQIHRELSGNA; encoded by the coding sequence GTGACACCCCGCCCGCCATTGCTGCCCGGCGCGACGCTGGGTGTTTTCGGCGGCGGCCAGTTGGGGCGCATGTTCGTCACCGCGGCGCGCACGCTGGGTTACCGCACGGCGGTGTTCGACCCCGACCGCGACAGCCCCGCGGGCGCCATTGCCGACCTTCATCTCTGCGCCGACTATCCCGAAACCGCGGCGCTGACGGCCTTCGCGCGCGACTGCGACGCTGTCACCACCGAGTTCGAGAATGTACCGGCGGCGGCGCTTGAACACTTGCAGCGCACCGGCGTTGCGGTCTGCCCGGGCATCGAGCCGCTGTGCATCGCGCAAAACCGCATCACCGAAAAAAACTTCCTGCGCGACGCCGGCATCGCGACAACGCCGTTCGCCGAGGTGCACAGCGCCGCCGACCTCGCCGGCGCGTTCAAGCACCTCGCGCCGCCGCTGATTCTGAAGAGCGCGCGCTTCGGCTACGACGGCAAGGGGCAGGCGACGGTCGCCGACGAGCGCGAGGCGGCGGCGGCGTTCAAGGCGATGGGCGGCGTCGCCTGCATCGCCGAGCAGCGCGCCGACCTGGCCTGCGAACTCTCGGTCATTCTGGCGCGCTCGCGCGGCGGCGAGTGCGCCGTTTTCCCGGTCGCCGAAAACCGCCACCGCGACGGCATTCTGCACACCACATCGGTGCCGGCGTCGGCGCCGGACGCATTGCAGGACGAGGCGCGCGAGTTGGCCGTGCGCGCCGCCGCGGCGATGGATTACTGCGGTGTGCTCGCGGTCGAGTTCTTTGTCACGCGCGACGGCGCCTTGCTCGCCAACGAGTTCGCGCCGCGCCCGCACAACAGCGGCCATTACACGATGGACGCCTGCGCGGTGTCGCAGTTTGAACAGCAGGCGCGGATGATGTGCGCGCTGCCCGCGGGCGACACGCGCCTGCTGACGCCCGTCGTCATGGTCAACCTGCTGGGCGACCTGTGGCGCGACGGCGCGCCGCCGGCGTGGGACGCGCTGCTGTCCGAGCCGCGCGCGCGCCTGCACCTTTACGGCAAACGCACGGCGCGGCAAGGCCGCAAGATGGGGCACTTCTGCCTGCTCGGCGACGACCTCGCATCACTGCAACAACGCGCCTCACAAATCCACCGCGAGTTGTCCGGCAATGCCTGA